The Campylobacter concisus genome has a window encoding:
- a CDS encoding DedA family protein produces the protein MLHDIIDFIVSSVSSWGYAGIFVMMFLESSFFPFPSEVAMIPAGYLAHKGEMSLALAFISGTLGSLFGAIFNYYLCYFFGREIILKYGKFVGITHEKMDKFEAFFNKHGEISTFNSRLIPGIRQYISLPAGLAKMNIFRFCLFTTLGAGVWCAVLLGVGYFLGSNPDKQTLLTITIALLAVVAIISAIYIIKQRNK, from the coding sequence ATGCTACATGACATTATTGATTTTATCGTTTCAAGCGTGAGCAGCTGGGGATATGCTGGCATATTTGTGATGATGTTTTTAGAGAGCTCGTTTTTCCCATTTCCAAGCGAAGTGGCGATGATACCAGCTGGATATCTAGCTCACAAAGGCGAGATGAGCCTAGCGCTTGCTTTTATCTCAGGCACGCTTGGCAGCTTGTTTGGGGCTATTTTTAACTACTATCTTTGCTACTTTTTTGGACGCGAGATCATCTTAAAATACGGCAAATTTGTCGGTATCACTCACGAAAAGATGGATAAATTTGAAGCATTTTTTAATAAACACGGCGAAATTTCAACCTTTAACTCACGCCTAATTCCAGGAATTCGTCAGTATATCAGCCTACCAGCTGGGCTTGCTAAGATGAACATTTTTAGATTTTGCCTATTTACCACACTTGGTGCTGGGGTTTGGTGCGCGGTTTTGCTTGGAGTTGGCTACTTTCTAGGCTCAAATCCTGACAAACAGACACTTCTAACGATCACGATCGCTCTTTTGGCAGTGGTTGCGATAATAAGTGCTATCTATATAATAAAGCAAAGAAATAAATAA
- the murI gene encoding glutamate racemase, with translation MKIGIFDSGLGGLSVLNEALSKLSEHEFLYYADVKNVPYGQKSRDEILKFSFDAVKFLVKNGAEAVVVACNTATSVAIKELRANLSVPIIGMEPAVKKAHDLSHDNALKTLVIATPVTVNGAKLKELITNLNAKDKTELLALPRLVNFAEKAEFESENVKSYLKEELAKFDLSKFDFLVLGCTHFNYFKDSLREILPPNVSIIDGNEGTIKRLISELGLKISSVNLTPNVKFFYSGEEVCEQNELEKISRNLARLEKMRAIS, from the coding sequence ATGAAGATAGGTATATTTGACTCGGGGCTTGGCGGACTTAGCGTCTTAAACGAAGCTTTAAGCAAGCTTAGCGAGCATGAATTTTTATATTACGCAGACGTGAAAAATGTCCCATACGGACAAAAGAGCAGAGATGAAATTTTAAAATTTAGCTTTGATGCGGTTAAATTTCTTGTCAAAAATGGCGCAGAAGCTGTCGTTGTGGCGTGCAACACCGCAACAAGCGTGGCGATAAAAGAGCTTAGAGCAAATTTAAGCGTGCCGATCATAGGCATGGAGCCAGCTGTAAAAAAAGCTCACGACCTAAGCCATGATAATGCCCTAAAAACGCTTGTCATCGCCACTCCAGTCACCGTAAATGGCGCAAAGCTAAAAGAGCTAATCACAAATTTAAACGCAAAAGATAAAACCGAGCTACTTGCTCTGCCTCGCCTTGTAAATTTTGCTGAAAAGGCTGAATTTGAGAGTGAAAACGTGAAGTCATATCTAAAAGAAGAGCTAGCTAAATTTGATCTAAGCAAATTTGACTTTTTGGTGCTTGGCTGCACGCATTTTAACTATTTTAAAGATAGCTTAAGAGAAATTTTGCCTCCAAATGTAAGTATAATAGACGGCAACGAAGGGACGATAAAGCGCCTTATAAGCGAGCTTGGACTTAAAATTTCAAGTGTAAATTTAACTCCAAATGTGAAATTTTTCTACTCAGGTGAGGAGGTTTGCGAGCAAAACGAGCTAGAGAAAATTTCAAGAAATTTAGCTAGATTAGAAAAGATGAGAGCGATTAGCTAG
- a CDS encoding MetQ/NlpA family ABC transporter substrate-binding protein, with the protein MKKLLLTSLVALGLSVSANAADKSKTIIVGATPIPHAEILEVVKPILAKDGYTLEIKEFNDYTTPNLATEDGDLDANFFQHIPYLEEFNKNKGTHLVKTVGVHLEPMGVYSKKIKDIKELKDGAVVSIPNDPTNESRALDIIASAGLIKLNNNPLKTPLDIVDNPKKLKFEEIETAQVPRTLDDVTIAVINTNYALNANLNPTKDALVIESKDSPYVNYVVVKAGNENSPKTKALDKAINSPEVKKFIETKYNGAIIPAF; encoded by the coding sequence ATGAAAAAACTACTTCTTACCTCTTTAGTTGCCCTAGGCCTTAGCGTTAGCGCAAATGCTGCTGACAAGTCAAAAACAATAATCGTCGGTGCTACACCTATCCCACATGCTGAAATTTTAGAGGTTGTAAAGCCTATTTTAGCAAAAGATGGCTACACACTTGAGATTAAAGAATTTAACGACTACACCACACCAAACCTTGCGACAGAGGACGGCGACCTTGACGCAAACTTCTTTCAGCACATCCCATATCTTGAAGAATTTAACAAAAACAAAGGCACTCACCTTGTAAAAACAGTTGGCGTGCACCTCGAGCCAATGGGCGTTTACTCTAAAAAGATCAAAGATATAAAAGAGCTAAAAGATGGCGCAGTTGTCTCTATCCCAAATGACCCAACAAACGAGAGCCGCGCACTTGACATCATAGCCAGCGCTGGTCTTATCAAGCTAAACAACAACCCACTAAAAACTCCGCTTGATATAGTTGATAACCCTAAAAAACTTAAATTTGAAGAGATCGAGACTGCTCAAGTGCCAAGAACGCTTGATGACGTTACTATCGCAGTTATCAATACAAACTACGCGCTAAATGCAAATCTCAATCCAACAAAAGACGCACTTGTGATCGAGAGCAAAGATAGCCCATACGTAAACTACGTAGTTGTAAAAGCTGGCAACGAGAACAGCCCTAAAACTAAAGCACTTGATAAAGCGATCAACTCACCAGAAGTTAAGAAATTTATCGAGACAAAATATAACGGCGCTATCATCCCAGCGTTTTAA
- a CDS encoding methionine ABC transporter permease, with translation MFGIDFSKFPDVFSRILLPAIGETLYMSIVSTLLAFAIGLIPAVLLILSDKDGLKPNKQLYFVLDIVINVLRSFPFIILIIVLFPVTKMIVGTSIGTTAAIVPLTIGAAPFVARLIENALKEVDKGIIEAAQSFGSSKFQIIFRVMFVEALPGIISAFTLTLIVNIGFSAMAGAVGGGGLGSVAINYGYQRFRPDIMLYTVVILIIMVQIFQVLGNYLYKISKK, from the coding sequence ATGTTTGGTATTGATTTTTCTAAATTTCCAGATGTTTTTTCTAGGATACTTTTGCCAGCTATCGGCGAGACGCTATATATGAGCATAGTCTCTACCCTGCTCGCCTTTGCCATAGGCCTCATACCTGCGGTTTTGCTCATCCTTTCAGACAAAGACGGACTAAAGCCAAACAAGCAGCTTTATTTTGTGCTTGATATCGTTATAAACGTGCTTAGAAGCTTTCCATTTATCATTTTGATCATCGTGCTCTTTCCGGTCACAAAAATGATCGTAGGCACGAGTATCGGCACCACAGCTGCGATCGTTCCATTAACTATCGGAGCGGCTCCGTTTGTGGCAAGGCTCATTGAAAATGCACTAAAAGAGGTTGATAAAGGCATCATCGAAGCTGCTCAAAGCTTTGGTAGCTCGAAATTTCAGATCATCTTTCGCGTGATGTTTGTAGAGGCGCTTCCTGGCATCATCTCGGCATTTACGCTAACGCTTATCGTAAATATCGGCTTTTCAGCGATGGCTGGTGCAGTTGGCGGTGGCGGACTAGGATCTGTTGCTATAAACTACGGATATCAGAGATTTCGCCCAGATATCATGCTCTATACCGTAGTTATTCTTATCATTATGGTTCAAATTTTTCAAGTTTTAGGCAACTATCTCTATAAAATTTCAAAAAAATAA
- a CDS encoding valine--tRNA ligase, whose protein sequence is MAEFYNAKEIEDKFYKIWEERGYFEIDANKDIQKDGRKFCIMMPPPNVTGSLHIGHALTFTLQDIMTRYKRMDGYKTLWQPGLDHAGIATQNVVEKQLLAQGIKKEELGREKFVEKVWEWKEKSGGMIVHQMRKLGITPAWSRQRFTMDEGLRKAVKKAFVNLYDKGLIVQKNYMINWCTHDGALSDIEVEHKENKGKLYHLRYYFADKPSEFVVVATTRPETYFGDTAVMVNPNDERYKNLIGKKVVLPIINREIEIIADEHVDMEFGTGLVKVTPAHDQNDYEVGKKHNLEFITVFDEKGILNDKCDKFAGLERLEARDIVVAELEKLGNVEKIEDYENQVGYCYRCKNVVEPYISKQWFVKKEIADEAIQKVSEGLAKFYPPHWINSFNAWMRELRDWCISRQLWWGHQIPVFYCDECGYMWADEGEPCECKKCKSKNIHQDPDVLDTWFSSGLWPFSTLGWGNENELKNVKWFEGDLAEFYPNNLLITGFDILFFWVARMMFQGENALGKLPFDDIYLHALVKDEFGRKMSKSLGNVIDPLDSINEYSADILRFTLTLLAVQGRDIKLSDAKMKQVRNFTNKLYNASKYLMLNESKFANLEDIKLQTKLGIYMNSRFNECVREVRENIDAYRFNDAANTLYKFLWDEFCDWGIELSKADKASVKELGSIFKEAMKLLNPFMPFLSEYLFQELSGTQLENAKSIMVMSYPEVKERNLDVEKKFELVIEAIVAIRRAKATIDLGNSKIAKAFVKFNEKIDLDEVKEYIKLLAKCEEIGFIDEKIENSIRDVSENLEAFVPLEGLDMSGIITRLRSQKTKLEKEIAKLSGMLNNQNFVANAPKEVIDTNKEALQSAEAKFKKVCEELEALGEK, encoded by the coding sequence GTGGCAGAATTTTACAATGCAAAAGAAATAGAAGATAAATTTTATAAAATTTGGGAAGAACGCGGATACTTCGAGATAGACGCAAACAAAGATATCCAAAAAGATGGACGTAAATTTTGCATTATGATGCCACCTCCAAACGTGACTGGCTCGCTTCACATCGGACACGCCCTAACCTTCACGCTTCAAGATATCATGACTCGCTATAAGAGGATGGACGGCTACAAGACACTTTGGCAGCCAGGACTTGACCACGCTGGTATCGCTACTCAAAACGTCGTTGAAAAGCAGCTTTTAGCACAAGGGATCAAAAAAGAAGAGCTTGGACGTGAGAAATTTGTAGAAAAAGTGTGGGAGTGGAAGGAAAAAAGCGGTGGCATGATCGTCCATCAGATGCGAAAGCTTGGCATCACTCCAGCTTGGTCGCGCCAGAGATTTACTATGGATGAGGGTTTAAGAAAAGCTGTGAAAAAAGCCTTTGTAAATTTATACGACAAAGGGCTAATAGTCCAGAAAAACTACATGATAAACTGGTGTACGCATGATGGCGCACTCTCTGACATCGAGGTCGAACATAAAGAAAACAAAGGCAAGCTTTATCATTTGAGATACTACTTCGCAGATAAGCCAAGCGAATTTGTTGTTGTTGCGACCACCAGACCTGAAACATATTTTGGTGATACGGCGGTAATGGTAAATCCAAACGACGAGCGCTATAAAAATTTAATCGGCAAAAAAGTGGTGCTACCTATCATAAACAGAGAGATCGAGATCATCGCAGACGAGCACGTTGATATGGAGTTTGGAACAGGCCTTGTTAAGGTCACACCTGCGCACGATCAAAACGACTACGAGGTTGGCAAAAAACACAACCTTGAGTTTATTACCGTGTTTGACGAAAAGGGCATCTTAAACGACAAGTGCGATAAATTTGCAGGACTTGAGAGGCTTGAGGCTAGAGATATCGTCGTGGCCGAGCTTGAAAAACTTGGCAATGTTGAAAAGATAGAAGACTACGAAAACCAAGTAGGCTACTGCTACCGCTGCAAAAACGTCGTCGAGCCATACATCTCAAAGCAGTGGTTTGTCAAAAAAGAGATCGCAGACGAAGCGATACAAAAGGTCTCAGAGGGCCTTGCTAAATTTTACCCGCCGCACTGGATAAACAGCTTTAACGCGTGGATGAGAGAGCTAAGAGACTGGTGTATCTCACGCCAGCTTTGGTGGGGACATCAAATTCCAGTATTTTACTGCGACGAGTGCGGCTATATGTGGGCTGACGAGGGAGAGCCGTGCGAGTGCAAAAAGTGCAAAAGTAAAAACATCCACCAAGACCCAGACGTGCTAGATACGTGGTTTAGCTCTGGTCTTTGGCCATTTAGCACGCTTGGCTGGGGCAATGAAAATGAGCTAAAAAATGTAAAATGGTTTGAAGGCGACTTGGCTGAATTTTATCCAAATAACCTTCTTATAACTGGTTTTGATATTTTGTTTTTCTGGGTTGCCAGGATGATGTTTCAGGGTGAAAATGCCCTTGGCAAGCTGCCATTTGACGACATCTACCTGCACGCGCTTGTAAAAGATGAATTTGGCAGAAAGATGAGCAAAAGTCTTGGCAATGTCATCGACCCACTTGATAGCATAAATGAGTATAGCGCTGATATCTTGCGCTTTACGCTAACTCTTTTAGCTGTTCAAGGACGCGACATCAAGCTAAGCGACGCTAAGATGAAGCAGGTAAGAAATTTCACCAACAAGCTTTATAACGCGAGCAAATATCTCATGCTAAATGAGAGCAAATTTGCAAATTTAGAGGATATCAAACTTCAAACAAAGCTTGGCATTTATATGAATAGCCGCTTTAACGAGTGCGTGAGAGAGGTGCGTGAAAACATCGACGCCTACCGCTTTAACGACGCTGCAAACACACTTTATAAATTCCTTTGGGATGAGTTTTGTGACTGGGGCATCGAGCTTAGCAAGGCTGACAAAGCGAGCGTAAAAGAGCTTGGAAGTATATTCAAAGAGGCGATGAAACTGCTAAATCCTTTCATGCCATTTCTTTCAGAGTATCTATTTCAAGAGCTTAGCGGCACACAGCTTGAAAATGCAAAATCAATAATGGTGATGAGCTATCCAGAGGTAAAAGAGCGAAATTTAGATGTTGAGAAGAAATTTGAGCTAGTTATCGAAGCGATCGTGGCTATTCGCCGTGCAAAAGCGACCATCGATCTTGGCAACTCAAAGATCGCAAAAGCCTTTGTTAAATTTAACGAAAAAATCGATCTTGACGAGGTTAAAGAGTATATCAAGCTGCTTGCAAAATGCGAAGAGATCGGCTTTATAGATGAGAAAATCGAAAATTCAATAAGAGATGTGAGCGAAAATTTAGAGGCATTTGTCCCACTTGAAGGGCTTGATATGAGTGGTATCATTACAAGACTAAGATCTCAAAAGACAAAGCTTGAAAAAGAGATAGCTAAACTCTCAGGCATGCTAAATAACCAAAATTTCGTAGCAAACGCACCAAAAGAGGTCATAGATACGAACAAAGAGGCTTTGCAGAGCGCTGAGGCTAAATTTAAAAAAGTATGCGAAGAGCTAGAAGCTCTTGGAGAAAAATAG
- a CDS encoding MetQ/NlpA family ABC transporter substrate-binding protein, which yields MKFIKLLTASLVALSLHAADKDHTIIVGVSPVPHAEILEFVKPKLKDKGYDLVISEISDYSIPNVATEDGSLDANFFQHLPYLEEQNKARGLHLVSVANVHVEPLGFYSKKIKNIKDLKDGAKVAIAYDPSNGNRALRILEKAGLIEIDKNVKVATVNDITKNPKNLQFVELEGAQIPRTLDDVDIAAISTNFVLDLGMSVAKDALLLEDANSPYANIIVTRAGNENNPKIKALVDAVLSPDTKNFIITRYKGEVIPAF from the coding sequence ATGAAATTTATCAAACTTTTAACCGCATCTTTAGTTGCTCTAAGCCTTCACGCAGCCGACAAGGACCACACTATCATTGTTGGCGTCTCACCAGTGCCACACGCTGAAATTTTAGAATTTGTAAAACCAAAGCTAAAAGATAAGGGCTACGACCTTGTTATCTCTGAAATTTCAGACTATTCGATACCAAATGTCGCCACAGAAGATGGCAGCTTAGACGCAAATTTCTTTCAGCATTTGCCATATCTTGAGGAGCAAAACAAGGCTAGAGGCCTGCATCTTGTAAGCGTTGCAAATGTCCATGTCGAGCCACTTGGCTTTTACTCTAAAAAGATAAAAAACATAAAAGATCTAAAAGATGGCGCAAAAGTGGCGATCGCTTACGATCCGTCAAATGGCAACAGAGCGCTTAGAATTTTAGAAAAAGCTGGCCTTATAGAGATCGATAAAAACGTAAAAGTTGCAACTGTAAATGACATAACTAAAAATCCTAAGAATTTGCAGTTTGTCGAGCTAGAAGGCGCTCAGATCCCAAGAACGCTTGATGATGTCGATATCGCTGCTATTAGCACAAATTTCGTCCTTGATCTTGGCATGAGCGTAGCAAAAGACGCACTTTTGCTTGAAGATGCCAACAGCCCTTACGCCAACATCATCGTCACAAGAGCTGGCAACGAGAACAATCCTAAGATCAAAGCTTTAGTCGATGCGGTGCTTAGCCCTGATACTAAAAATTTCATCATCACTCGCTACAAAGGCGAGGTCATACCTGCATTTTAA
- a CDS encoding methionine ABC transporter ATP-binding protein, giving the protein MIKIEKLSKFYGDTQILFDINLEVKKGEIFAIVGHSGAGKSTLLRCINGLESYQGGSLKVFDKEIKNLDETQQRHLRRDVGMIFQHFALMARKNVFENVATPLKFWGYKSDEAEKRVRELLNLVGLESKAKSYPSELSGGQKQRVAIARALALNPKILLSDEATSALDPNTTNQILELLEKINKELDISVVIVTHEMEVVKSIAKRAILLEGGKIIGSGSIEELFLKPDEKMKEFLGEVEILPSTGTNIRLFFPKEVAQNSVITHMARSLNIDFNIVWGKLEKLNDNVLGSLVINIDEKDKENVLNYIKQSGVLWEVA; this is encoded by the coding sequence GTGATAAAAATAGAGAAATTAAGCAAATTTTATGGTGATACGCAGATCCTTTTTGATATAAATTTAGAGGTTAAAAAGGGCGAAATTTTTGCTATCGTGGGACACAGCGGTGCTGGTAAATCAACGCTTTTAAGGTGCATAAATGGGCTTGAGAGCTATCAAGGTGGCAGCCTAAAAGTCTTTGATAAAGAGATAAAAAATTTAGATGAGACGCAACAGAGACATTTAAGGCGAGATGTTGGGATGATATTTCAGCATTTTGCCTTGATGGCTAGAAAAAACGTCTTTGAAAATGTCGCTACTCCGCTTAAATTTTGGGGTTACAAAAGCGATGAAGCCGAGAAAAGAGTGAGAGAGCTTTTAAATTTAGTCGGTCTTGAAAGCAAGGCAAAAAGCTATCCAAGCGAGCTAAGTGGCGGTCAAAAACAGCGTGTGGCGATCGCCAGAGCACTTGCTTTAAATCCTAAAATTTTACTAAGCGACGAGGCGACTTCGGCTCTTGATCCAAATACGACAAATCAAATTTTAGAGCTGCTTGAAAAGATAAACAAAGAGCTAGACATCAGCGTCGTCATCGTCACGCACGAGATGGAGGTTGTAAAATCGATCGCAAAACGAGCGATTTTGCTAGAAGGCGGTAAGATCATAGGCTCTGGAAGCATCGAAGAGCTATTTTTAAAGCCAGATGAGAAGATGAAAGAGTTTTTGGGCGAAGTTGAAATTTTGCCAAGCACTGGCACAAATATCAGGCTATTTTTCCCAAAAGAAGTGGCTCAAAACAGCGTGATCACGCACATGGCAAGAAGCCTAAATATCGACTTTAACATAGTCTGGGGCAAGCTTGAAAAGCTAAACGACAACGTCCTTGGCTCGCTTGTCATAAACATAGATGAAAAAGATAAAGAAAACGTGCTTAACTATATCAAGCAAAGTGGCGTTTTGTGGGAGGTTGCTTGA